Proteins from one Mesorhizobium sp. M9A.F.Ca.ET.002.03.1.2 genomic window:
- a CDS encoding type II and III secretion system protein family protein, giving the protein MRLNARLPVTLAVTIGLFLLGTNAHSLIEANAAGKNAQVSASTATQRVKLGLNKSVVIDLPSDAYDILVANPAVADAVTRTARRIYLFGKAVGDTNIFVFGPNGEQIVSLDLAVERDVAGLEDYIRRFIPSSTIKVELLNDNVVLTGTVDTPLDAKRAVDLATIFVSGGEATTGQYSQTASGGSAESGVDIDNPDSERRVSKIVNLLQIIGDDQVTLKVTVAEVSRSVMKQLGVNMIGDGSSNGISWSAISDNFTGLGKPLSNSGLAIGTSTLQAYINAMEQSGVMKTLAEPTLTAVSGEKATFRVGGEYNLVSGVTSNVSDDNQTGQRTYSVETIEYGIGLEFQPVVLSPGRISLKVRTSVSEPTTEGSVSFSNGVTSPGMNALSLRKRLADTTVELPSGGSMMIAGLVRDDLRQAVNGLPGLTKIPVLGTLFRSRDFVRNETELVILITPYLVKPVARNALAKPDDNFNAASDGAGMFLGRVNRVYGTMQTDKPNGRYHGVVGFIYK; this is encoded by the coding sequence ATGAGGCTAAACGCTAGACTGCCGGTCACCCTGGCTGTGACAATCGGCCTTTTTCTCCTTGGAACGAATGCGCATAGCCTGATCGAGGCGAATGCGGCAGGCAAGAATGCCCAGGTGTCGGCTTCGACCGCCACCCAGCGCGTCAAGCTCGGTCTCAACAAATCGGTGGTCATCGACCTGCCGAGCGATGCCTATGATATTCTCGTCGCCAACCCGGCGGTCGCCGATGCGGTGACCCGCACCGCCAGGCGCATCTATCTGTTCGGAAAGGCGGTGGGCGATACCAACATCTTCGTCTTCGGCCCTAATGGCGAACAGATCGTCAGCCTGGATCTGGCAGTCGAACGCGACGTCGCCGGACTGGAAGACTATATCAGGCGCTTCATCCCGTCATCGACCATCAAGGTCGAATTGCTGAACGACAACGTCGTCCTGACTGGAACGGTGGACACCCCCTTGGATGCCAAGCGCGCGGTCGATCTGGCGACCATCTTCGTGTCCGGCGGTGAAGCGACCACGGGACAATATTCGCAGACCGCCTCCGGCGGCTCGGCCGAATCCGGTGTCGACATCGACAATCCGGATTCCGAGCGTCGCGTCAGCAAGATCGTCAACCTGCTGCAGATCATCGGCGACGACCAGGTGACGCTGAAGGTGACGGTCGCGGAAGTCAGCCGCTCGGTGATGAAGCAGCTCGGCGTCAACATGATTGGCGACGGCAGCAGCAACGGCATCAGCTGGAGCGCGATCAGCGACAATTTCACAGGCTTGGGCAAGCCGCTGTCGAACTCAGGCCTCGCTATCGGCACCTCGACGCTGCAGGCGTACATCAACGCCATGGAACAGTCCGGTGTCATGAAAACGCTGGCCGAGCCGACGTTGACTGCCGTGTCCGGCGAGAAGGCAACCTTCAGGGTCGGCGGTGAATACAATTTGGTAAGCGGCGTGACGTCGAATGTATCCGACGACAATCAGACCGGCCAGAGGACCTATTCGGTCGAGACGATCGAATACGGCATCGGCCTGGAATTCCAGCCGGTGGTACTGTCTCCCGGCCGTATCAGCTTGAAGGTCAGGACCTCGGTTTCCGAGCCGACGACCGAGGGATCTGTGTCTTTTTCCAACGGCGTAACAAGCCCCGGTATGAATGCCCTGTCGCTCCGTAAACGTTTGGCCGACACGACAGTGGAACTGCCTTCCGGCGGCTCAATGATGATCGCCGGCCTTGTCCGCGACGATCTCAGGCAAGCCGTCAACGGCTTGCCCGGGCTGACCAAGATACCGGTGCTCGGCACGCTGTTCCGCAGCAGGGACTTCGTCCGCAACGAGACCGAGCTTGTCATCCTCATCACGCCCTACCTGGTGAAGCCGGTGGCGCGCAACGCGCTTGCCAAGCCGGACGACAATTTCAACGCCGCCAGCGATGGCGCCGGCATGTTCCTTGGCCGTGTCAATCGCGTCTACGGCACCATGCAGACCGATAAGCCCAACGGCCGCTATCACGGCGTTGTCGGCTTCATCTACAAGTAA
- a CDS encoding CpaD family pilus assembly protein codes for MSQSALKASTITAAMPSTRSRISRPAIPVLVVAVAALLAGCAKRDSITVGAVPDDYRTNHPIVIAEKNEKIDLPVGAGDRGMTRSQRETLLGFLDGYDKSAAPTLTISIPSGSANEIAATAAGRDFARLAIASGISRNRIVMITYQSASAEASAPIRVAYVSVKAQTDRCGRWPEDLLQTSENKHYADFGCSYQNNLAAQMANPADLIGPRKQSDIDAENRGEVIDVYRQRGISDEFLGNSEVDY; via the coding sequence ATGTCGCAGTCAGCGTTGAAGGCAAGCACGATCACCGCAGCGATGCCGTCCACCCGCTCGCGGATCTCTCGGCCGGCCATTCCGGTCCTGGTGGTTGCGGTCGCGGCATTGCTGGCGGGCTGCGCCAAGCGGGACAGCATCACGGTCGGCGCTGTTCCGGACGACTATCGCACCAACCATCCGATCGTGATCGCCGAAAAAAACGAGAAGATCGATCTTCCGGTGGGCGCCGGCGATCGCGGCATGACCCGATCTCAGCGCGAGACGCTTCTGGGCTTCCTGGACGGCTATGACAAGAGCGCCGCTCCGACCCTGACGATCTCGATCCCGAGCGGTTCGGCCAACGAGATCGCCGCGACCGCCGCCGGTCGCGATTTTGCCAGGCTGGCGATTGCCAGCGGCATCAGCCGGAACCGGATCGTCATGATCACCTACCAGTCGGCTTCGGCCGAAGCGTCCGCGCCGATCCGCGTCGCCTATGTCTCGGTGAAGGCCCAGACCGACAGATGCGGGCGCTGGCCCGAAGATCTGCTGCAGACGTCGGAAAACAAGCATTATGCCGATTTCGGCTGCTCTTATCAGAACAATCTTGCCGCCCAGATGGCCAATCCGGCCGATCTGATCGGGCCGCGCAAGCAATCCGATATCGACGCGGAAAATCGAGGCGAGGTGATCGACGTCTACCGCCAGAGAGGCATTTCGGACGAGTTCCTCGGCAATTCGGAAGTGGATTATTGA